Proteins from a genomic interval of Kribbella aluminosa:
- a CDS encoding DUF5682 family protein: MTVHLLGIRHHGPGSARAVAAALAGIRPDIVLIEGPPEADKIVELAASEEMEPPVALLAYAVDTTDDSTRAAFWPFAVFSPEWQAIRYGLAAGVPVRFCDLPAAQQFGSSGGRSAAAMDPLATLAAAGGYDDPERWWDDVIESRRDGAEPFTVIADVMRELRHGEDAVGREAQREAYMRTVLRKVQKEGFEKIAVVCGAWHVPALELPLPPATHDQRILKGLPKRKIACTWVPWTHGRLAATSGYGAGITSPGWYHHLFTAPDQITARWLSKVAQVLRAEDLPVSSAHVIEAVRLADTLAALRERPLAGLSEVTEATRAVLCGGNDVLLDLVTREAVVGELLGSVPGATPQAPVAADFAAQVRRLRMKRDAAERVIELDLRKPNDVEKSRLLHRLRILGVDWGVPAMDERRAQGTFRELWRLAWDPGLEVELVAAGAHGTTVLGAATTVMLKAADSTTLADVTAALEKSLLADLADALPPLLQGIDSRAAADADVGHLMAALPSLARASRYGDVRGTDTAGLAAVAGRMVSRVCAGLARTVHGLDPDAASAVQELIDGVQDATALLAEGVRAEWLNTLQGLSDRASVPPLIRGRLTRLMLDTSRLPDGEVALRLGRSLSPGTATADAAGYVEGFLAGGGLLLVHDERLLALVDAWLGGIPDDAFVEVLPLLRRTFGTFAAPERRTIGSRARVLADPGSAVVADDNDLDAELAATALPVVAQLLGVS; this comes from the coding sequence ATGACCGTTCATCTGTTGGGGATCCGGCATCACGGGCCCGGGTCGGCGCGCGCGGTGGCCGCGGCGCTGGCCGGGATCCGGCCGGACATCGTGCTGATCGAGGGGCCGCCGGAGGCCGACAAGATCGTCGAGCTGGCGGCGTCGGAGGAGATGGAGCCCCCGGTCGCCTTGCTCGCGTATGCCGTCGACACCACGGACGACTCGACGCGGGCGGCGTTCTGGCCGTTCGCAGTGTTCAGCCCGGAGTGGCAGGCGATCAGGTACGGGCTGGCGGCGGGTGTTCCGGTACGGTTCTGCGATCTGCCGGCCGCGCAGCAGTTCGGCTCGTCGGGCGGGCGGTCTGCGGCCGCGATGGACCCGCTCGCGACGCTGGCCGCGGCCGGTGGGTACGACGACCCGGAGCGCTGGTGGGACGACGTGATCGAGTCGCGGCGGGACGGTGCCGAGCCGTTCACGGTGATCGCGGACGTGATGCGCGAGCTCCGGCACGGCGAGGACGCGGTGGGGCGTGAGGCCCAGCGCGAGGCGTACATGCGCACCGTGCTGCGGAAGGTGCAGAAGGAAGGGTTCGAGAAGATCGCGGTTGTCTGCGGCGCCTGGCACGTTCCGGCGCTGGAGCTTCCGTTGCCGCCGGCAACACATGACCAGCGGATCCTGAAAGGCCTGCCGAAACGGAAGATCGCCTGCACCTGGGTGCCCTGGACGCACGGCCGGCTGGCCGCGACCAGCGGGTACGGCGCCGGCATCACGTCGCCCGGCTGGTACCACCACCTGTTCACCGCGCCGGACCAGATCACCGCACGCTGGCTCTCCAAGGTCGCCCAGGTACTGCGCGCCGAGGACTTGCCGGTGTCGAGCGCGCACGTGATCGAGGCGGTCCGGCTCGCGGATACGCTGGCGGCGTTGCGCGAACGCCCGCTCGCGGGGCTGAGCGAAGTCACCGAGGCCACGCGGGCCGTGCTCTGCGGCGGGAACGACGTACTGCTGGATCTCGTGACCCGGGAGGCGGTCGTCGGCGAGCTGCTCGGGTCGGTGCCCGGTGCGACACCACAGGCGCCGGTGGCGGCGGACTTCGCGGCGCAGGTCCGCCGGTTGCGGATGAAGCGGGACGCGGCGGAGCGCGTGATCGAGCTCGACCTGCGGAAGCCGAACGACGTGGAGAAGTCCCGGCTCCTGCACCGGTTGCGGATCCTCGGCGTCGACTGGGGTGTGCCGGCCATGGACGAGCGCCGCGCGCAAGGTACGTTCCGCGAGCTGTGGCGGCTGGCGTGGGACCCGGGGCTCGAGGTCGAACTCGTCGCGGCCGGCGCCCACGGTACGACGGTGCTCGGCGCCGCGACGACCGTGATGCTGAAGGCGGCGGACTCGACCACGCTGGCGGACGTCACGGCCGCGTTGGAGAAGTCGCTGCTCGCCGACCTCGCGGACGCGCTGCCGCCGCTGCTGCAGGGCATCGACAGCCGCGCCGCGGCCGACGCCGACGTCGGACACCTGATGGCGGCTCTCCCTTCGCTGGCCCGCGCTTCGCGGTACGGCGACGTCCGCGGGACCGATACCGCCGGGCTGGCCGCGGTCGCGGGGCGGATGGTCTCACGGGTCTGCGCGGGCCTGGCGCGGACGGTTCACGGGCTGGATCCGGATGCCGCTTCCGCCGTACAGGAGCTGATCGACGGCGTGCAGGACGCGACGGCGCTGCTGGCCGAGGGCGTACGGGCGGAGTGGCTGAACACCCTGCAGGGGTTGAGCGATCGGGCCTCGGTGCCGCCGTTGATCCGCGGGCGGTTGACGCGGCTGATGCTGGACACCTCGCGGTTGCCGGACGGCGAGGTCGCGCTGCGGCTCGGGCGGTCGTTGTCACCCGGTACGGCGACGGCGGACGCGGCCGGGTACGTCGAGGGATTCCTGGCCGGCGGCGGGTTGTTGCTGGTACACGACGAGCGGTTGCTCGCGCTGGTGGACGCGTGGCTGGGCGGGATCCCGGACGACGCGTTCGTGGAGGTGCTGCCGTTGCTGCGGCGTACGTTCGGGACGTTCGCGGCGCCCGAGCGGCGGACGATCGGTTCCCGGGCGCGGGTGCTCGCCGATCCTGGTTCAGCTGTTGTTGCCGACGACAACGACCTGGACGCCGAACTGGCCGCGACCGCGTTGCCAGTGGTGGCGCAACTGCTGGGGGTCTCATGA
- a CDS encoding VWA domain-containing protein, which yields MSEERLRRWRLVLGAEAEEETGTTLSKADQSVDAALAALYDAGESSGTQRAAGLGSSAPRVARWLGDIRQYFPSTVVQVMQRDAVERLGITRMLMEPELLGAVEPDVHLVSTLLALNEVMPEETKQTAREVVGRVVAELEARLAERTRAAVTGALDRAGRTSRPRHSDIDWDRTIRANLKHFSPALGTIVPDRLVGYARRNHSVQRDIVLAIDQSGSMAESVVYASLFGAVLGSIRTLRTSLVVFDTAVVDLTDRLEDPVDVLFGTQLGGGTDINRALAYCEELVTKPADTVLVLISDLYEGGVREELLRRARSLVESGVQVIALLALADSGTPSYDAENAAALADLGVPAFACTPDQFPDLMAAAIRHEDITTWAATNIT from the coding sequence ATGAGTGAGGAACGTCTTCGCCGCTGGCGGCTCGTGCTGGGCGCGGAGGCCGAGGAGGAGACCGGTACGACGCTTTCCAAGGCCGACCAGTCCGTCGACGCCGCGTTGGCCGCGTTGTACGACGCCGGCGAGAGCTCGGGTACGCAGCGGGCCGCCGGGCTGGGGTCGTCGGCGCCGCGGGTGGCGCGCTGGCTGGGGGACATCCGGCAGTACTTCCCGAGCACCGTCGTCCAGGTGATGCAGCGGGACGCGGTCGAGCGGCTCGGGATCACCCGGATGCTGATGGAGCCGGAGCTGCTCGGCGCGGTCGAACCCGACGTACATCTGGTGTCCACGCTGCTCGCGCTCAACGAGGTGATGCCGGAGGAGACCAAGCAGACCGCGCGCGAGGTCGTCGGGCGGGTCGTCGCGGAGCTCGAGGCGCGGCTGGCGGAGCGGACCCGGGCCGCGGTGACGGGCGCGCTCGACCGGGCCGGGCGGACGTCGCGGCCGCGGCACTCGGACATCGACTGGGACCGGACGATCCGGGCGAACCTCAAGCACTTCTCGCCCGCGCTCGGCACGATCGTGCCGGACCGGCTGGTCGGGTACGCGCGCCGCAACCACAGCGTTCAGCGGGACATCGTGCTGGCGATCGACCAGTCCGGGTCGATGGCCGAGTCGGTCGTCTACGCGTCGCTGTTCGGCGCGGTGCTCGGGTCGATCCGGACGCTGCGGACGTCGCTCGTCGTGTTCGACACCGCGGTCGTGGACCTGACCGACCGGCTGGAGGACCCGGTCGACGTACTGTTCGGGACGCAGCTGGGCGGCGGGACGGACATCAACCGGGCGCTCGCGTACTGCGAGGAGCTGGTCACGAAGCCGGCCGACACGGTCCTGGTGCTGATCTCGGACCTGTACGAGGGCGGCGTACGGGAGGAACTGCTGCGGCGGGCGCGTTCGCTGGTGGAGTCCGGCGTCCAGGTGATCGCCCTGCTGGCACTCGCGGACTCAGGCACCCCGTCGTACGACGCCGAGAACGCCGCCGCGCTGGCCGACCTCGGCGTACCGGCCTTCGCCTGCACCCCCGACCAGTTCCCCGACCTGATGGCCGCCGCAATCCGCCACGAAGACATCACCACCTGGGCAGCCACCAACATCACCTAG
- a CDS encoding YciI family protein translates to MRYMLLHKTNDNLEAGNPPDPEILERADAVLEEMRQAGVLVLGEGLMPSSRGARVTFPAPGQPRVIDGPFAETKELVAGVSIIRVDSKEEAIHWALRFAEADPHTPIDILEIAG, encoded by the coding sequence ATGAGGTACATGCTGCTGCACAAGACCAACGACAACCTGGAAGCCGGGAACCCGCCGGATCCGGAGATCCTGGAGCGCGCCGACGCGGTCCTGGAGGAGATGCGCCAGGCCGGCGTCCTGGTGCTCGGCGAGGGCCTGATGCCGAGCTCCCGCGGCGCCCGCGTGACGTTCCCGGCGCCCGGTCAGCCGCGGGTGATCGACGGCCCGTTCGCGGAGACCAAGGAACTCGTCGCCGGCGTCTCGATCATCCGCGTCGACTCCAAGGAAGAAGCCATCCACTGGGCCCTCCGCTTCGCCGAGGCCGACCCGCACACGCCGATCGACATCCTCGAGATCGCCGGTTAG
- a CDS encoding glycosyltransferase, with amino-acid sequence MSTCVAIAVITFRRPALLRGLLTSLQAQELPADADYSIRIVVVDNDADGSAARVLEEFGEGTPYPIESVVEAEPGIPFARERSVELCWNDDALVFVDDDEVAPPGWLATLLKAWESTGADVVTGPVKGNLPAGAPAWNHYSDVHDSTGRHTTGEELRKAYTNNTLVSRRVYHAVTPGFHPAFRYTGSSDLHFFLRVHRAGFRIVWCEEACIAEDVPVGRTTLAWLVRRAFRSGSGDTISRLLIRPGAISYVLVLAYASARVISAFGLALAGLLLGRKTHLLKAVRRFFSGVGSLAGIVGINHDEYRERHGSADGGGAVRGDLDGGEEPGAADVAAQGDASLADHPDARLP; translated from the coding sequence ATGAGCACCTGCGTCGCCATTGCGGTGATTACCTTCAGGCGACCTGCTCTGTTGCGGGGGTTGCTGACGAGTTTGCAGGCGCAGGAGTTGCCGGCGGACGCGGACTACTCGATCCGGATCGTCGTGGTGGACAACGACGCGGACGGGTCGGCGGCGCGGGTGCTGGAGGAGTTCGGCGAGGGTACGCCGTACCCGATCGAGTCGGTGGTGGAGGCGGAGCCGGGGATCCCCTTCGCCCGGGAGCGGTCGGTCGAGCTGTGCTGGAACGACGACGCGCTGGTCTTCGTGGACGACGACGAAGTGGCGCCGCCCGGCTGGCTGGCGACGCTGCTGAAGGCGTGGGAGTCCACCGGCGCCGACGTTGTCACCGGACCGGTGAAGGGCAACCTCCCGGCCGGCGCTCCGGCGTGGAACCACTACAGCGACGTCCACGACTCGACCGGCCGGCACACCACCGGCGAGGAGCTCCGCAAGGCGTACACGAACAACACGCTGGTCAGCCGCCGCGTGTACCACGCGGTCACGCCCGGGTTCCACCCCGCGTTCCGCTACACCGGCTCCAGCGACCTGCACTTCTTCCTGCGGGTGCACCGCGCCGGGTTCCGGATCGTCTGGTGCGAGGAGGCGTGTATCGCCGAGGACGTCCCCGTCGGCCGGACCACGCTGGCCTGGCTGGTCCGGCGGGCGTTCCGGTCCGGCAGCGGTGACACGATCAGCCGGCTGCTGATCCGCCCGGGCGCGATCAGCTACGTACTGGTGCTGGCCTATGCTTCGGCCCGGGTGATCTCCGCGTTCGGGCTCGCCCTCGCCGGGCTGCTGCTCGGCCGGAAGACGCACCTGCTGAAGGCAGTCCGCCGGTTCTTCTCGGGCGTCGGAAGTCTCGCCGGGATAGTTGGGATCAACCATGACGAGTACCGGGAACGGCACGGTTCGGCCGACGGTGGCGGAGCTGTGCGAGGCGATCTGGACGGTGGAGAAGAGCCTGGAGCTGCTGACGTGGCAGCTCAAGGGGATGCATCCCTGGCCGATCATCCGGATGCGCGTCTTCCATGA
- a CDS encoding S8 family serine peptidase, which translates to MFSKRLLRLVMPAAMIAGGVVVVTGSSGSAAPPRPYRPPFAAGKHQAEYDAHSVMVKFKPKATAANRRAAVSRYGATAEDPVASTVVKLTSDEPAPDLLKKVKADPTVELASLNYKRYISAVPNDEYYASDQKAYLSTVRVPQAWDLSKSTGSQIVAVLDTGVDAGHPDLAGHLVPGYNAVSSTRPNPVDDHGHGTMTLGIIAAAANNGLGVAGVGWNVKAMPVKVLASDGTGYDADIAEGIDWAVAHKAKVINMSLGGPDDNPILHDAVKRAYASGVVVVVAAGNDGNESLQYPASYPEAIAVAATDAAGALTDFSSYGDWVDVAAPGVDILSTGSRALTPPGYEPYWYCTGTSCSAPIVAGIAALVKNKWPTFTPAQVAQRVESLARDAGPRGIDPYYGHGIVDAYAALGGKWAPDFPVAAPDGNDQPARATAISLGSVSGTINTEGETDWYKVTSDAVRNLTFSVTGPEFNDDKYTANFGPRLLVVDSNLRAVAGDVKAYPDFSPTTHQPIWGPLTVSVGAAVQAGDTYIAVRNDNGSRDTRPYTLTVSEATGRSSGVQYAYPVRDVTPADLGVGAPLTSTPAVTFASDMDPARITSDTVFLQNGKTGAVVPGAVAYDAATRKATITPNAPLSEATPYRVTVTLGAFAPNTRDDGWSSVFSTVDLTPQKLTVFSGSGAYLAANLAWTIPPTPDLDQVIVRRNVGSKVPTPTTGTLVYAGTGTAVKNTGLAQNATYTYGAWVLDRTGHYSPIAVKQLLGMKSGIATTSTSISYGGAITIKGSTLRIDNKAYAGLPVNVYVRPKTSSKFTLLAALKTTSTGNLAVVTKPAVSSVYMLTFPGNADLMGTRTADITVQVAPTVSAALSPAAIKLGKTTVLSGYVAPAHAGKPVYLQQYGNKVWKSIASVKLSTSGKYAFGIKPALRGKIAYRVWFPADTDHTTAYSANKVVTVG; encoded by the coding sequence GTGTTCAGTAAGCGTTTGCTGCGGCTGGTGATGCCTGCGGCGATGATCGCGGGTGGCGTGGTCGTCGTCACCGGGTCGAGCGGGTCCGCGGCCCCGCCGCGCCCGTACCGGCCGCCGTTCGCGGCGGGGAAGCACCAGGCGGAGTACGACGCGCACTCGGTGATGGTGAAGTTCAAGCCGAAGGCGACGGCCGCGAACCGGCGGGCCGCGGTCTCGCGGTACGGCGCGACCGCCGAGGACCCGGTGGCATCGACCGTCGTGAAGCTGACCAGCGACGAACCGGCACCGGACCTGCTGAAGAAGGTCAAGGCCGACCCGACCGTGGAACTGGCCTCGCTGAACTACAAGCGCTACATCTCGGCCGTCCCGAACGACGAGTACTACGCGTCCGACCAGAAGGCGTACCTGAGCACGGTCCGCGTCCCGCAGGCGTGGGACCTGTCGAAGTCGACCGGCAGCCAGATCGTCGCGGTCCTCGACACCGGCGTGGACGCGGGCCACCCGGACCTGGCCGGCCACCTGGTCCCCGGCTACAACGCGGTCTCCAGCACCCGTCCGAACCCGGTCGACGACCACGGCCACGGCACCATGACGCTCGGCATCATCGCCGCGGCCGCGAACAACGGCCTCGGCGTCGCGGGCGTCGGCTGGAACGTGAAGGCGATGCCGGTCAAGGTTCTCGCCTCGGACGGCACCGGGTACGACGCCGACATCGCCGAAGGCATCGACTGGGCGGTCGCCCACAAGGCCAAGGTGATCAACATGTCCCTCGGCGGCCCGGACGACAACCCGATCCTGCACGACGCGGTCAAACGTGCGTACGCCAGCGGCGTCGTCGTGGTGGTCGCCGCCGGCAACGACGGCAACGAAAGCCTGCAGTACCCGGCTTCCTACCCCGAGGCGATCGCGGTCGCCGCGACGGACGCCGCGGGCGCGCTGACCGACTTCAGCTCGTACGGCGACTGGGTGGACGTCGCCGCGCCGGGCGTGGACATCCTGTCCACCGGCTCCCGCGCGCTGACGCCGCCCGGGTACGAGCCGTACTGGTACTGCACCGGCACCTCCTGCTCCGCGCCGATCGTCGCGGGTATCGCGGCGCTGGTGAAGAACAAGTGGCCGACGTTCACCCCTGCCCAGGTCGCGCAGCGGGTGGAGAGCCTCGCCCGCGACGCCGGCCCCCGCGGCATCGACCCGTACTACGGCCACGGCATCGTCGACGCGTACGCCGCCCTCGGCGGCAAGTGGGCGCCGGACTTCCCGGTCGCCGCACCCGACGGCAACGACCAGCCGGCCCGGGCGACCGCGATCTCCCTCGGATCGGTCAGCGGCACGATCAACACCGAAGGCGAGACCGACTGGTACAAGGTGACCTCGGACGCGGTCCGCAACCTCACGTTCAGCGTGACCGGCCCCGAGTTCAACGACGACAAGTACACGGCGAACTTCGGTCCCCGGCTCCTCGTCGTCGACTCCAACCTGAGGGCGGTCGCCGGTGACGTGAAGGCCTACCCGGACTTCTCCCCGACCACTCACCAACCGATCTGGGGGCCGCTCACGGTCAGTGTCGGCGCCGCCGTCCAGGCAGGTGACACATACATTGCCGTCCGCAACGACAACGGCTCGCGCGACACTCGGCCGTACACGCTCACCGTCAGCGAAGCCACCGGACGCTCCTCCGGCGTGCAGTACGCCTACCCGGTCCGGGACGTGACCCCGGCCGATCTCGGCGTCGGTGCCCCGCTGACCAGCACACCGGCCGTCACCTTCGCCTCCGACATGGATCCGGCTCGGATCACCTCGGACACGGTGTTCCTGCAGAACGGTAAGACCGGCGCCGTGGTGCCGGGCGCCGTCGCGTACGACGCCGCGACCCGGAAGGCAACCATCACGCCGAACGCTCCGCTCTCCGAGGCCACGCCGTACCGGGTCACGGTGACGCTCGGGGCGTTCGCCCCCAACACGCGGGACGACGGGTGGAGCAGCGTGTTCTCGACGGTCGACCTGACCCCGCAGAAGCTGACCGTGTTCAGCGGTAGCGGCGCCTACCTTGCGGCGAACCTCGCGTGGACGATTCCGCCGACGCCGGACCTCGATCAGGTGATCGTGCGGCGGAACGTCGGGAGCAAGGTGCCGACGCCGACGACCGGGACGTTGGTCTACGCGGGTACGGGTACCGCGGTGAAGAACACCGGGCTGGCGCAGAACGCGACGTACACGTACGGCGCCTGGGTGCTCGACCGGACCGGGCACTACAGCCCGATCGCGGTGAAGCAGTTGCTCGGGATGAAGTCCGGGATCGCGACCACGTCGACGTCGATCAGCTACGGCGGCGCGATCACGATCAAGGGGAGCACCCTGCGGATCGACAACAAGGCGTACGCCGGGCTGCCGGTGAACGTGTACGTCCGGCCGAAGACGTCGTCGAAGTTCACGTTGCTCGCGGCGCTGAAGACGACGTCGACCGGGAACCTGGCCGTTGTCACGAAGCCGGCCGTGTCGTCGGTCTACATGCTGACGTTCCCCGGCAACGCCGACCTGATGGGAACCCGGACCGCCGACATCACCGTCCAGGTGGCGCCGACTGTCTCCGCGGCGCTCTCGCCGGCGGCGATCAAGCTCGGCAAGACGACGGTGCTCAGCGGGTACGTCGCCCCGGCGCACGCGGGCAAGCCCGTCTACCTGCAGCAGTACGGCAACAAGGTGTGGAAGTCGATCGCGTCGGTGAAGCTCAGCACCTCCGGCAAGTACGCCTTCGGCATCAAGCCGGCACTCCGCGGCAAGATCGCCTACCGCGTCTGGTTCCCAGCCGACACTGACCACACGACGGCGTACAGCGCGAACAAGGTCGTCACGGTCGGCTGA
- a CDS encoding TetR/AcrR family transcriptional regulator, whose amino-acid sequence METVERLIRSAQEMLWERGYVGTSPKAVQRLAEAGQGSMYHHFTGKADLAKVAIERSGAELREAAEGQLGGDGTAEARIEGYLTRERDVLKGCRIGRLVADPEVVTDPVLRAPVAETFAWLQRRLAEVVAEGKRGGEYPESVDPERTAATIAAVLQGGYVLARAADSREPFDLAVKGLIDLLEAK is encoded by the coding sequence GTGGAGACGGTTGAGCGGTTGATTCGTAGTGCGCAGGAGATGTTGTGGGAGCGGGGGTACGTCGGGACCTCGCCGAAGGCGGTGCAGCGGCTTGCGGAGGCCGGCCAGGGGAGTATGTATCACCACTTCACCGGGAAGGCCGACCTGGCGAAGGTGGCGATCGAGCGGTCGGGGGCGGAGCTGCGGGAGGCTGCCGAGGGGCAACTGGGCGGCGACGGTACGGCGGAGGCGCGGATCGAGGGGTATCTGACGCGCGAGCGGGACGTTCTCAAGGGGTGCCGGATCGGGCGGCTCGTGGCGGATCCGGAGGTGGTTACGGATCCGGTACTGCGGGCACCGGTCGCGGAGACGTTCGCGTGGCTGCAGCGCCGGCTGGCGGAGGTGGTTGCCGAGGGCAAGCGTGGTGGCGAGTACCCGGAGTCCGTCGACCCGGAGCGGACCGCCGCGACGATCGCCGCCGTACTGCAGGGTGGTTATGTGCTGGCCCGCGCGGCCGATTCGCGCGAACCGTTCGACCTTGCGGTCAAGGGTCTCATTGATCTGCTGGAGGCAAAATGA
- a CDS encoding LLM class F420-dependent oxidoreductase: protein MKIGAVFPQLEIGADPAVVREWTTTVEAAGYNHVLAYDHVLGADPANRPGWTGYTDKSLFHEVFVLFGYLAAITTTLELVTGVLVLPQRQTALVAKQAAEVDILSGGRLRLGVGIGWNQVEYDALGVPFEKRGARLSQQVDLLRKLWAEPVISYDGTFDHVEQAGLNPLPGREIPIWFGGGADAVLRRTGRIGDGWMPQSAPDDTARRQLALIRQAAEDAGRDPQDIGVEARLTLGAVPEQDWRAFADAWRALGATHLCVNTMNMGLSRPEEHAQVLREVLPKLS, encoded by the coding sequence ATGAAGATCGGCGCGGTGTTCCCACAGCTCGAGATCGGGGCGGACCCGGCGGTGGTCCGCGAGTGGACGACGACGGTCGAGGCGGCCGGGTACAACCACGTGCTCGCCTACGACCACGTGCTCGGCGCGGACCCGGCGAACCGTCCGGGCTGGACCGGGTACACCGACAAGTCCTTGTTTCACGAGGTTTTCGTGCTGTTCGGCTATCTGGCCGCGATCACCACGACGCTCGAACTCGTCACCGGCGTACTCGTCCTCCCGCAGCGGCAGACCGCGCTCGTCGCGAAACAGGCCGCCGAGGTCGACATCCTGAGCGGCGGCCGGTTGCGGCTCGGCGTCGGCATCGGCTGGAACCAGGTCGAGTACGACGCGCTCGGCGTACCGTTCGAGAAGCGCGGCGCCCGCCTGAGTCAGCAGGTCGACCTGTTGCGGAAGCTGTGGGCCGAACCGGTCATCTCGTACGACGGCACGTTCGACCACGTCGAGCAGGCGGGGCTGAATCCACTGCCGGGACGGGAGATCCCGATCTGGTTCGGCGGCGGCGCGGATGCCGTACTGCGGCGGACCGGGCGGATCGGCGACGGCTGGATGCCGCAGTCCGCCCCGGACGACACCGCGCGCCGGCAGCTCGCGCTGATCCGGCAGGCAGCCGAGGACGCCGGCCGCGACCCGCAGGACATCGGTGTCGAGGCCCGCCTGACCCTCGGCGCCGTACCCGAGCAGGACTGGCGCGCATTCGCCGACGCCTGGCGAGCCCTCGGCGCAACCCACCTGTGCGTCAACACGATGAACATGGGGCTCTCCCGGCCGGAGGAGCACGCCCAGGTACTCCGGGAGGTGCTACCGAAGCTCAGCTGA
- the aceB gene encoding malate synthase A, producing MSVDVTGPLHERYDEILSERALGLIETLHRAYDGRRRELLGRRAERIAAIVAGTELGFLPETHQIRDDPEWRVAPPAPGIVDRRVEITGPTDRKMTINALNSGAKVWLADQEDANTPTWENVVGGQLNLLDAITRKIDFRTGTKSYALKPDDELATIVVRPRGWHLPEKHILVDGEETSGSLVDFALYFAACAQLQLDRGQGPYFYLPKMESHLEARLWNDVFVTAQEALGIPRGTIRATVLIETYPAAFEMEEILYELREHSAGLNAGRWDYMFSVIKTHRTSGTAFQLPDRNSVTMTVPFMRAYTELLVRTCHKRGAHAIGGMAAFIPSKDPAVNEQAFAKVEADKTREAGDGFDGSWVAHPGMVETCRRVFDAVLGDRPNQIDKLREDVTVTAEQLLDVAATPGEVTEAGLRNNVSVALQYLAVWLDGTGAVGIFNLMEDAATAEISRSQIWQWRRNQVVLDTGETVSTELVERIADEEIAKLGDPARYAAARSLFLEVALADEYVDFLTIPAYERFR from the coding sequence GTGTCAGTCGACGTCACCGGCCCGCTGCACGAGCGGTACGACGAGATTCTCAGCGAGCGGGCGCTCGGCCTGATCGAGACGCTGCACCGGGCGTACGACGGCCGCCGGCGTGAGCTGCTCGGGCGGCGTGCGGAGCGGATCGCCGCGATCGTGGCCGGGACGGAGCTGGGGTTCCTGCCGGAGACGCACCAGATCCGCGACGACCCGGAGTGGCGGGTGGCGCCGCCCGCTCCGGGGATTGTCGACCGCCGGGTCGAGATCACCGGGCCGACCGACCGGAAGATGACGATCAACGCGCTGAACTCCGGCGCCAAGGTCTGGCTCGCCGACCAGGAGGACGCGAACACGCCGACCTGGGAGAACGTCGTCGGCGGCCAGCTGAACCTGCTGGACGCGATCACCCGGAAGATCGACTTCAGGACCGGCACGAAGAGCTACGCGCTGAAGCCGGACGACGAGCTCGCGACGATCGTCGTCCGGCCGCGCGGCTGGCACCTGCCGGAGAAGCACATCCTGGTCGACGGCGAGGAGACGTCGGGCTCGCTGGTGGACTTCGCGCTGTACTTCGCGGCCTGTGCGCAGCTGCAGCTCGACCGCGGCCAGGGCCCGTACTTCTATCTGCCGAAGATGGAGTCACACCTCGAGGCGCGGCTGTGGAACGACGTGTTCGTGACCGCGCAAGAGGCGCTCGGGATCCCGCGCGGGACGATCCGGGCGACGGTACTGATCGAAACCTACCCGGCGGCGTTCGAGATGGAGGAGATCCTCTACGAGCTCCGCGAGCACTCGGCCGGCCTGAACGCGGGCCGTTGGGACTACATGTTCAGCGTGATCAAGACCCACCGCACCAGCGGTACGGCGTTCCAGCTGCCGGACCGGAACAGCGTGACGATGACGGTGCCGTTCATGCGGGCGTACACCGAACTGCTCGTACGGACCTGCCACAAGCGCGGCGCGCACGCGATCGGCGGCATGGCGGCGTTCATCCCGAGCAAGGACCCGGCGGTGAACGAGCAGGCGTTCGCCAAGGTCGAGGCCGACAAGACCCGCGAGGCCGGCGACGGCTTCGACGGCTCCTGGGTCGCGCACCCGGGGATGGTCGAGACCTGCCGCAGGGTCTTCGACGCGGTCCTCGGCGACCGGCCGAACCAGATCGACAAGCTCCGCGAGGACGTCACGGTGACCGCCGAGCAGCTGCTCGACGTCGCCGCCACGCCCGGCGAGGTCACCGAGGCCGGGCTGCGCAACAATGTCAGCGTCGCGCTGCAGTACCTGGCGGTCTGGCTCGACGGCACCGGTGCGGTCGGCATCTTCAACCTGATGGAGGACGCCGCCACCGCCGAGATCTCCCGCTCCCAGATCTGGCAGTGGCGCCGTAACCAGGTCGTCCTGGACACCGGCGAGACCGTCAGCACCGAGCTGGTCGAGCGGATCGCCGACGAGGAGATCGCCAAGCTCGGCGACCCGGCCCGGTACGCCGCCGCCCGGTCGCTGTTCCTGGAGGTGGCGCTGGCCGACGAGTACGTCGACTTCCTGACGATCCCGGCGTACGAGCGCTTCCGCTGA